In Carya illinoinensis cultivar Pawnee chromosome 10, C.illinoinensisPawnee_v1, whole genome shotgun sequence, one DNA window encodes the following:
- the LOC122279652 gene encoding acylphosphatase-like isoform X2, with protein MNNNAYCTPRFAHFHNPHYHPAYPPISLCPTLFLPRPPLYSLLMTIPQATTEDSTQPSTRTVRVVVKGRVQGVFYRNWTVENAVQLGLKGWVRNKRDGSVEALFSGNPDAVQEMEQRCRRGPPDAMVTGLQVFPTSDDPGSGFERKRTE; from the exons ATGAACAACAATGCTTATTGTACTCCTAGATTCGCCCATTTCCATAATCCTCACTATCATCCTGCTTATCCTCCTATTTCGCTTTGCCCTACTCTTTTTCTTCCTCGTCCTCCTCTTTATTCTCTGCTCATGACCATTCCTCAGGCCACGACAGAGGATTCCACCCAGCCCTCAACTAGAACG GTGAGGGTTGTGGTGAAGGGGAGGGTGCAGGGGGTGTTCTACAGGAACTGGACAGTGGAGAATGCGGTCCAACTGGGGCTGAAAGGTTGGGTGCGGAACAAGAGGGATGGCTCTGTTGAAGCTCTGTTCTCTGGGAACCCTGATGCTGTTCAGGAGATGGAGCAAAGGTGTCGTCGGGGCCCACCAGATGCCATGGTTACTGGGCTCCAGGTTTTTCCTACCAGCGATGATCCTGGCTCTGGATTTGAGCGCAAACGAACAGAGTGA
- the LOC122279652 gene encoding acylphosphatase-like isoform X1: MINNASCTPRFAHFHHPHYHPAYPPISLCPTLLLPRPSLYSLLRPRSPHFRPSLPLMTTPQAATEDSTQPSTRTVRVVVKGRVQGVFYRNWTVENAVQLGLKGWVRNKRDGSVEALFSGNPDAVQEMEQRCRRGPPDAMVTGLQVFPTSDDPGSGFERKRTE, encoded by the exons ATGATCAACAATGCTTCTTGTACTCCTAGATTCGCCCATTTCCATCATCCTCACTATCATCCTGCTTATCCTCCTATTTCGCTTTGCcctactcttcttcttcctcgtcCTTCTCTTTATTCTCTGCTCCGACCTCGTTCACCTCATTTTCGACCTTCTCTGCCCCTCATGACTACTCCTCAGGCCGCGACAGAGGATTCCACCCAGCCCTCGACCAGAACG GTGAGGGTTGTGGTGAAGGGGAGGGTGCAGGGGGTGTTCTACAGGAACTGGACAGTGGAGAATGCGGTCCAACTGGGGCTGAAAGGTTGGGTGCGGAACAAGAGGGATGGCTCTGTTGAAGCTCTGTTCTCTGGGAACCCTGATGCTGTTCAGGAGATGGAGCAAAGGTGTCGTCGGGGCCCACCAGATGCCATGGTTACTGGGCTCCAGGTTTTTCCTACCAGCGATGATCCTGGCTCTGGATTTGAGCGCAAACGAACAGAGTGA